From Fusarium oxysporum f. sp. lycopersici 4287 chromosome 13, whole genome shotgun sequence, one genomic window encodes:
- a CDS encoding hypothetical protein (At least one base has a quality score < 10), which yields MESIAILQKGKGLTQGIVTLPPLKEHQVYVKVEYAAFNPTDRLALDVNAFGDDAVLGCDFAGQVVDAHSTVTKLKPGDNIAGFVWGGEIKGLGAYSMYTIADERLSFKIPENINPAEASSVPLAANTAWLALFSDDCLALNPNNTGNKSSLLIWGGNTTVGYFAIQLAKLHNIEVATTCSPQNFDKMQQAGATHVFDYNDEEVVSKIRSALPNLQHVFDTVGNETSSATAARSISQPEGVLCTVRPGKANTQDVPSHIKVTDVFVFTAFPTEHSYRGKAHWPVKMNDHKLSADFHGQLETLLGNGTLKPSPVRLMGQLSPSTVDKAMDLNRQGSVSGEKLVFEGFA from the exons ATGGAGTCAATTGCCATCCTCCAAAAAGGCAAAGGCCTCACCCAAGGGATTGTTACTCTACCTCCCCTAAAGGAGCATCAGGTTTACGTAAAGGTTGAATACGCGGCCTTCAATCCAACTGATC GCCTTGCTCTTGACGTCAACGCCTTCGGAGATGACGCAGTACTGGGCTGTGACTTCGCCGGTCAAGTGGTGGATGCCCATTCAACTGTGACCAAATTGAAGCCTGGCGACAATATTGCTGGCTTTGTTTGGGGTG GAGAGATCAAGGGCCTAGGAGCCTACTC GATGTACACAATCGCTGATGAGCGACTGTCCTTTAAGATACCCGAAAACATTAATCCAGCCGAGGCTTCTTCAGTTCCATTGGCTGCTAATACAGCATGGCTTGCTCTCTTCTCTGATGACTGCCTTGCACTCAATCCAAACAATACAGGAAACAAAAGTTCCTTGTTGATCTGGGGAGGCAACA CAACCGTGGGTTACTTCGCTAttcagctcgccaagcttcaTAATATCGAAGTCGCTACAACCTGCAGCCCTCAGAACTTCGATAAGATGCAACAAGCTGGCGCAACTCATGTCTTTGACTACAACGATGAGGAGGTTGTATCCAAGATTCGATCAGCACTGCCAAACCTGCAGCACGTCTTTGATACAGTTGGCAACGAAACCTCCTCAGCGACTGCGGCTAGATCGATAAGCCAACCAGAAGGCGTGCTATGTACCGTTCGCCCAGGCAAGGCAAACACCCAAGACGTTCCGTCTCATATTAAAGTCACGGATGTATTTGTCTTTACTGCTTTCCCTACAGAGCATAGCTATCGAGGCAAGGCGCATTGGCCT GTGAAAATGAATGATCACAAACTCAGTGCCGATTTTCATGGTCAGTTAGAGACATTACTCGGAAACGGAACTCTCAAGCCATCTCCGGTCCGTCTTATGGGACAGCTCAGTCCGTCTACAGTCGACAAGGCGATGGATTTAAACCGCCAGGGCTCTGTGTCGGGTGAAAAGCTTGTCTTTGAAGGCTTCGCTTAG
- a CDS encoding branched-chain amino acid aminotransferase — MSAQTSTRLNGTNGSAVSVKGQLDASKLKFDLTTALKDVPKPGSAELWEQNVATDHMVTCRWTVQNGWEDPVIKAFGDLTISPLASCLHYATQCFEGMKVYRGYDNRVRLFRPDRNAKRLVMSAERVSLPGFDPEQLIELIKALVRVDAKRWLPEPGSFRYIRPALIGTGRQLGVQVPKEATLMVTMVCWPDFSTEVPPGVEPRSDLRLITSKNDTIRAWPGGFGYAKVGANYGPSFASHCDAQQAGYDQVLWLLGEEGQVTEAGASNFFAVVRDEKTSKPVLLTAPLTDRVILDGVTRRSVLDLVESRLSEELEVREAKFTIKDIEKAWRNGLLQEAFVSGTAFFIKNVSTIRVSDVNIDLPQKRDDGSAFGPRIKSWLKDIMFGAEDHEWGVFVE; from the exons ATGTCTGCACAAACCTCTACTCGTCTTAACGGCACAAATGGCTCTGCAGTTTCCGTGAAGGGACAGCTGGATGCGTCCAAGCTCAAGTTTGACTTGACAACAGCGCTGAAAGATGTCCCCAAGCCTGGATCCGCTGAGTTGTGGGAACAGAATGTCGCGACAGACCACATGGTCACCTGCCGCTGGACGGTACAGAACGGCTGGGAAGACCCGGTTATCAAGGCCTTCGGCGACTTGACTATTTCGCCTCTTGCATCTTGCCTTCACTACGCCACTCAGTGCTTCGAGGGCATGAAGGTTTACCGCGGTTATGATAATCGCGTTAGACTCTTCAGACCGGATCGAAATGCAAAGCGCTTGGTTATGAGTGCAGAGAGAGTCTCACTACCAGGTTTTGATCCCGAACAGCTCATCGAATTGATCAAAGCCTTGGTTCGCGTTGATGCGAAAA GATGGCTGCCAGAGCCCGGCAGCTTTCGGTACATCAGACCAGCTTTAATCGGAACTGGGCGCCAACTGGGTGTCCAAGTCCCCAAAGAAGCCACCTTGATGGTCACGATGGTATGCTGGCCCGATTTCTCCACCGAGGTTCCTCCAGGTGTAGAGCCAAGATCGGATCTACGTCTTATCACGTCGAAGAATGACACGATCAGAGCGTGGCCTGGTGGTTTTGGCTACGCCAAGGTCGGTGCGAATTATGGCCCTAGCTTTGCATCTCATTGCGATGCGCAACAGGCTGGCTATGATCAGGTGTTGTGGTTGTTGGGCGAGGAAGGACAAGTCACTGAGGCTGGGGCCAGTAATTTCTTCGCAGTCGTCCGAGACGAAAAGACTTCGAAACCGGTTCTGCTAACGGCTCCATTGACGGATCGAGTCATTCTCGATGGCGTCACCAGAAGGTCTGTTCTGGATCTGGTTGAAAGCCGACTATCCGAGGAGCTCGAGGTCAGAGAAGCGAAATTTACGATTAAAGATATTGAGAAGGCCTGGAGAAATGGTCTACTTCAAGAGGCATTCGTGTCTGGCACTGCT TTTTTCATCAAGAACGTATCGACCATTCGGGTTAGTGATGTCAACATCGACTTGCCGCAGAAGCGAGACGATGGCAGTGCATTTGGCCCGCGGATAAAGAGCTGGTTGAAGGATATTATGTTCGGAGCTGAAGATCATGAATGGGGTGTTTTTGTTGAATAA
- a CDS encoding ribonucleoside-triphosphate reductase yields the protein MSSNIGLVDEYLAKGTWKTAENANSTYSHQGLMQYVSNQIISQYWLEKIYTEEIRQYDHDNRFHIHDLGFLSAYCSGWSIEDILLQGFGGVENKIQCRPAKHLNTALNQIVNFLFTLQGELAGAQALSSFDTYLAPFIRSDNLSYTDVFKYVQSFVYSLNVPTRSGFQAPFTNLSLDLICPKRLGDQCVIIGGELRTDWVYSDFQEEMDLLNKAFAEVMMQGDGNGNIFSFPIPTYNVSDGIDWESPRWQSIWEMTAKYGVPYFANFINSDLDPEDFRSMCCRLRLDLSKLHCRVGGQYGASPLTGSVGVVTINLPNLAYRSNGSKETFMAELTSTLRVAKDSLEIKRKLVDENSTLYPYAAHYLSATKHRTGSYWTNHFSTIGVNGMNEALVDLLGQGIGERKDFALEVLELIKDQLQEFQRETGNLYNLEASPAESTCYKFAKRDKELFPDKEIPTYYTNSTMLPVDTTEDLFEAMGHQEALQCSYTGGTVFHAFLGEQLPSWKLARDLIKTLTARFRIPYITLTPTFSICPTHGYRAGEQPECTACGDSTLVYSRIVGYFRPTRDWNRGKSKEFVQRKVYKYETGLEGVNDDNELQDLEKQVAAIQDLPVAGYIKSTLSDYPGKMQASIMFTSRCNLACPWCHNGPLVQGECDDVTIVDIFRHITSTSHKSLVVSGGEPTIHKGLLPFLRILKSAGISVKLDSNGTSPDILKQVFSENLVDFAAMDIKCALENYKRVTGRKVKPKLLEASIDLIKNSGVPYEFRTTVVPELVDVEDLFEAKRLSGKKLTMQRFRNGETLLDEKFRTFQEHTDDEFDKLVSQVA from the coding sequence ATGTCTTCCAACATTGGCCTTGTAGACGAGTATCTCGCCAAAGGAACATGGAAGACCGCAGAAAACGCCAACTCAACCTACTCCCACCAAGGTCTCATGCAATACGTCTCCAACCAAATCATCTCTCAATACTGGCTCGAAAAGATCTACACCGAAGAAATCCGACAATATGACCACGACAATCGCTTCCACATCCATGATCTCGGCTTTCTAAGCGCGTATTGCTCTGGCTGGAGCATTGAAGATATTCTCCTCCAAGGTTTTGGTGGCGTTGAGAATAAGATTCAATGCCGGCCTGCTAAACATCTCAACACCGCGCTCAATCAGATCGTCAATTTTCTGTTTACGCTACAAGGTGAACTCGCTGGTGCTCAGGCCTTGTCTAGCTTTGACACGTACCTTGCACCATTCATCCGCAGCGATAACCTGTCTTACACCGATGTCTTCAAATATGTCCAAAGTTTCGTTTACTCCCTCAACGTCCCGACCCGAAGCGGTTTCCAAGCTCCATTCACAAATCTCTCGCTCGATCTGATCTGTCCGAAACGATTGGGCGATCAATGCGTTATCATTGGCGGCGAGTTACGAACCGATTGGGTATACAGTGACTTCCAGGAAGAGATGGATTTACTCAACAAGGCATTTGCTGAAGTCATGATGCAAGGCGATGGAAACGGCAATATCTTTTCTTTCCCCATCCCGACTTATAACGTTTCTGATGGGATTGATTGGGAATCTCCTCGGTGGCAGTCTATTTGGGAGATGACGGCCAAGTATGGTGTTCCATACTTtgccaacttcatcaacagTGATCTCGATCCTGAGGACTTTCGGTCCATGTGTTGTCGATTGAGGCTTGATCTCAGTAAACTTCACTGCAGAGTTGGAGGCCAGTATGGCGCAAGTCCATTGACTGGCTCCGTTGGAGTTGTCACGATTAATCTGCCCAATCTGGCATACCGTTCTAATGGTTCGAAGGAGACGTTCATGGCAGAGTTGACCAGCACGTTAAGAGTGGCCAAGGACTCTTTGGAGATTAAGCGGAAGCTTGTGGACGAGAATTCGACGCTTTATCCCTATGCTGCTCACTACCTGTCAGCTACCAAGCATCGCACGGGTTCATACTGGACCAATCACTTCAGCACGATTGGAGTCAACGGGATGAATGAAGCACTCGTGGATCTTCTCGGCCAAGGTATCGGCGAGCGAAAAGACTTTGCCCTTGAAGTTCTTGAGTTAATCAAAGACCAACTCCAAGAGTTCCAGAGAGAAACAGGTAACCTGTACAATCTCGAAGCTAGTCCGGCAGAGAGCACATGCTACAAGTTTGCCAAGCGAGACAAGGAACTCTTCCCTGATAAGGAGATTCCTACTTACTACACTAACTCCACGATGCTCCCCGTCGACACGACGGAGGATCTCTTTGAGGCTATGGGTCATCAGGAGGCACTTCAGTGTTCTTACACTGGTGGTACTGTCTTTCATGCCTTTCTCGGTGAACAGTTGCCGAGTTGGAAGTTGGCTAGAGACTTGATCAAGACTCTCACTGCGCGCTTTCGCATTCCGTACATCACACTAACTCCAACGTTCAGTATTTGTCCGACACACGGATACAGAGCGGGTGAGCAACCAGAGTGCACAGCATGCGGGGACTCGACGCTCGTTTACTCACGTATCGTCGGGTACTTCCGACCCACGAGGGATTGGAATCGGGGCAAGTCGAAGGAGTTTGTCCAACGAAAGGTGTACAAGTATGAGACGGGGCTGGAGGGCGTGAATGATGACAATGAGCTTCAAGACTTGGAGAAGCAAGTCGCTGCGATTCAAGATCTCCCCGTGGCTGGCTACATCAAGAGTACTCTGAGTGACTACCCAGGCAAGATGCAGGCTTCCATCATGTTCACCTCCCGCTGCAACCTCGCCTGCCCTTGGTGTCACAATGGCCCGTTAGTCCAGGGAGAGTGTGACGATGTTACCATTGTTGACATCTTCCGTCACATTACATCAACGTCTCACAAGTCACTCGTTGTTTCAGGCGGTGAACCGACAATCCACAAAGGCCTCCTCCCCTTCCTCAGAATCCTCAAATCCGCAGGCATCAGCGTCAAGCTCGACTCAAACGGCACATCCCCCGACATTCTCAAGCAAGTCTTTTCCGAAAATCTCGTTGACTTTGCTGCGATGGACATCAAATGTGCTTTGGAGAATTACAAGCGCGTTACAGGTCGCAAGGTCAAGCCgaagcttcttgaagctAGCATTGACCTTATAAAGAACAGTGGAGTGCCGTATGAGTTCCGCACGACGGTTGTGCCGGAGCTagtcgatgttgaggatCTGTTTGAGGCGAAGAGATTGTCTGGGAAGAAGCTGACGATGCAGAGGTTTAGAAATGGTGAGACCTTGTTGGATGAGAAGTTTAGGACGTTTCAGGAGCATacagatgatgagtttgataAGTTGGTCAGCCAGGTTGCGTGA